The Amaranthus tricolor cultivar Red isolate AtriRed21 chromosome 14, ASM2621246v1, whole genome shotgun sequence DNA window TAAATATAGAAAAGAAACAGTTGTATAATTACTACTACCCACGGCTAGCAGCAACTTCAACTATCACTTACCTTAACATGCTTACTCAAATTACTCCCATATTTCATTAATGTTTTTCTCATTTAGAATATTCCATTTTAAGGAGAGAGATGTTTGACTACAGTTTTTGAGAGATACataaaagaaataatatatcaatttaagatctcgttagattcgttttaatatttactttattatcatatatttataaaaaaattttataatgcgtaattagagatattaagacttaaaaattactttagaaactgtgcaaaaagtaaaacGTGAAGTACAAAAAAGAACAGAGAgagtaatataataatttataatatactaTTTCTCAAATACTTCTtctattcttttttgtttttatcatttgctttttgcttagttttcaaagcaaatttgaaacttcaatatatatatatatacacacacacacacattattaaaattataaaaaatataaaaagtatatataacaaaaaaatatacattaatacGAATTTAACGAGTTATCTTATCgacatattttatcttttatttatgtCTCAAAAACCtcaatcaaatttttttctccttaaaatgaaatattttaaacagaaataatattaaagaacaATAATGAGGTATtgacttatttttattattcgtaaataaaatttgatatggTGCTTCTAATTACTAATAcatcaaaaatcaattaaattttaattaaatttaattatgaaagtatcaaatttcacaaaagtttaaaattttgaattcaaattaAAAGATTTTAAGAACTATTTAGAATTTTCATGTGGTGACTctaagttttttgtttttttccacGTGGTgcacaaatatttttcaatccGCGTGGTGAATTAAATTGTTATTCTCCAACACAACGATATTTTTTCATAAGAACAAACGCCGTAATCACCCTTAAAAAGCATTTATCAaaaaaagtatttaatttaataaaatacttaatttttatttaccatgggaaaaaattaaaaattcaaaatcagagtaaaacttttaaaataatttgtctATGACATAAAAAAGTAAACAGCTTAAGAGTTATTATATGAAATGTCCTAAACATATTTAagagttaaaaaaattaaaccataTTTTTGCTAGTGATAGagcaattaaaaaacaaaaccgCACAAATATTTCTTCAACAAAACCAACAAATCAAAATATCCATCTATTCACACACCAACCTAAAAAATAACTTCCCATAATTGCATTTTTCTATCTTGTCGCTCTATCTCTCTCCTCTCTCCTCTCTCCCTCTCTCCTCTCTCCCTCTCTCCTCTCTCCTCTCTTCTCTCACCATCTTCAACCTCCATTTTTGCTTCCATTTTCATCATCTGTATCCTTAACTCTCATCACACTCCCCTTTCTCACCAACACACCAATAAACAAACATCTTCACTAACTGTTTTCCCACAAAATTCGTCAAAAATGCCCGGATTAGTCTCAGCAAAAACACCACCACCAACCCTATCCGTACCGGAATCCACCCAGATCCGTCCATCAACTGGTACCCGCCTCCGAACTCCTTCCCCATCCCCATCAACTTCCCGGGTCAAACCCTCTCCTGATCGGgcctcaacaaaaaaaaaaccatctcCATCTTTTAAACTCCCTGTAGATTTAGATTTAGATGATTCTGCTCTTGATAACCCGGATCTGGGTCCGTTTTTATTGAAGTTAGCTAGAGATACTATTGCTTCTGGTGATGGTCCAATTAAGGCATTGGATTTTGCAATTAGAGCTTCAAAATCTTTTGAAAGATGTGCAGTTGATGGTGAACCTAGTTTAGATTTGGCTATGAGTCTTCATGTTGTTGCTGCTATTTATTGCAGtttaggaaaatttgatgaAGCTATTCCTGTTCTTGAAAGAGCTATCGAAGTTCCAGATGTTTCTAAAGGAGTTGATCATGCTTTAGCAGCGTTTTCTGGGTTTATGCAATTGGGAGATACTCATTCTATGTTGGGCCAACTTGATAAGTCTATTGAGTGTTATAATAATGGGTTGAAGATCCAGATTCAAACTCTTGGAGAATCGGATCCTCGTGTTGCTGAGACTTGTAGGTTagtatgttttatttgatttttcattaCAAATTGGTGTTATTAATAATTGCTacaatttttatcattttttttcgtAAGGAGAATATTAGATTTTGTTATCTGTTCATTCATAGTTTTTAATTGGAGTTTTACTAATTAGCCATGAATTTAGGATCAATGACTTAATTTAATGCTATTTTATAGCCGCAGTTGCAATTGATTCGGAAGCGAATTAGGAAACGGCTACGGGGCAATAGCTTTAAAAGCGGCTGTGGGCGCTTGATAACTACTAGTAGAAGAATAATAACATAGAGGAgtaaattatgaaataaatggtattaaataaataagaattgGTTGCTTGATTTGGTGATAAATTTAatgctatttttagataatatgattaattcttttatatatttctaaatttaattttcataatttgctaattaaaaattatttatatgattttcaaGCGTGGTGGAGTTGTTCCTTAGGGGAGTCTATATCCAAAATATGGCTTTAGTTTGTGAGTTTATTATTGAGGTTTAATCCTGAATAAAATGAGGTATCCCTTATGATTAAGAAGTGTTAAAAATTAGCTAGCATATTGTATTCTCATACAATTTTTCAGTTAGGTAGGCTCTTTCTttctaaattttgttttaagatcTAATTTGAATTTTGGGGTCTACCTGTAGAATCCTGTCACAAGTCCACATTAATGTATGTTTGGGTGAGGGTCGTCTTAGGATGGGCGATCATGTTGGATTGACTTTAACCCCATATTTTTCGGGATTAATGCTTTGACATTATTGTCGTTGTTGTGGTGTATTACCAGGTATTTGGCCGAAGCTCATGTCCAAACAATGCAATTTAATGAAGCTGAGAAGTTGTGTAAGCAAACACTAGAAATCCACCGTGTCCATAGTGCTCCTGCATCCCTCGAAGAGGCAGCTGATCGCCGTCTGATGGCTCTCATATTAGAGGCGAAAGGGGACTACGAGTCGGCCCTTGAGCATCTTGTTCTTGCTAGCATGGCAATGATTGCCAACGGACAAGAAAACGAGGTTGCTGCTATTGATGTCAGCATTGGCAACATTTACCAGTCTCTTTGTCGCTTTGAAGAGGCTGTTTTTTCCTATCAAAAGGCCCTGACTGTCTTCAAATCATCTAAGGGTGAGAATCACCCTTCTGTTGCATCTGTGTTTGTTCGCCTTGCTGATCTGTACTATAAGACGGGGAAACTTAGGGAGTCCAAGTCTTATTGTGAGAATGCTCTGAGGATATACAACAAACCTGTTCCTGGAACTACACAAGAGGAGATTGCTGGTGGATTGAGCGATATTGCAGCTGTTTACGAGTCTGTGAATGAGCCTGAGGAAGCATTAAGGCTCTTGCAGAGGGCTATGAAGATGTTGGAGGATAAGGCTGGTCAACAGAACACTATTGCTGGCTTAGAAGCACGGATGGGTGTGATGTATTACATGGTTGGCAAATATGGAGAAGCTTTGAGCTCTTTTGAAAGCGCGGTTGCTAAGCTTAGGGCCAGTGGAGAAAGAAAGTCGGCTTTCTTTGGTGTATTATTAAATCAGATGGGTTTGGCATGTGTTCAATTGTTTAAAATTGATCAGGCAGCTGAACTTTTCGAAGAGGCTAGAGCTGTCTTGGAGCAAGAATGTGGTCCTTGTCATCAAGACACTCTTGGAGTATACAGCAACCTTGCAGCTACTTATGATGCTATGGGAAGGTATCAATCTATCTTCTCCTAATCTCAtgtttttgattgaaatttgTGATTGGCCACCTATTATGACTATTTAATATCTTTTGCTGGCTTTACCTGCATTACCTAACTGTTTGGCAGTATTTGATTGCTGTTAATCTGTTATAATCTGTTAATCACACCACAAATTTTGACGAAGTAGAGGTGGCATGTATGGGAATTGGGCATTGAAATATTGGGTCCTTTGTTTGAATTACTCTGAATTCGCTCATAAAAACAGGTGAtaatttctaatttcttttgGTGTGCGGAGAACAATGTAACATAAATCGCCACCTATTTCACTTTTTGAATTTGCAAATCACCCATAATGACTCAAAATAGTCGAAAACCAACCATAAGTCGGCTTTTTATTCGCAATACgtaaggagattagtgaatcatgggACACTAGTAGAGATAAAATGTTCATtaatggtttttattttatattttctcttaaatttttaataatgtacAGCACCTAGAAATATTTGAGGAGGAGAATCTATAGAAATGATCATTGGAAATTTTTATAGTTCGTGTAGATATTTGCTGGATTGGTTGCCCAAAAAATGATATTTGTTGGATAGGGGCGAATGAAAAAAGCATTGTTCAACTTTCAACAATCTCGCATGTAGGTTTGTTCCATGTAGCCGACCTCATTGTTTTGTATGGCATAGTTTTTGCTCCGTTGGAGAGGAAAATACAAGAGGATGTGATTTGTGTTCAAGCGTATACTATGATGCATTTGCACTACAAAAAACAACAGTAATCAATAGGTGCCCCCGCTATCACTTTCTTGTAGGGAATGGGGCAGAAACTAATGGTCCCAAATTTCACTTTTCCTCACCCATTTTATGTCTTTGGTCAGTGGTGTCTAGAACTTGGTTTAATTCCAACTAACTGACTATTATAGAACTGTTATTCATTATGCCTGACTCTGATGTGtgcttttgtattattttattatgacTCAAAAGGCGAGAGAGTTTGTATAGCTGTTCGACGGTTTTGTCTTTCTCACTCCTGATGAACTGGTCCTAAACAAAATTGTAGTCTAATCCAATTTCACTCTTTGAAACTCCCAAATGTCGGCTGTTTCATTCTGTATGATGCTTTATccatactttttttatttggtggCAGACTGGTACTGATTTAGACCAAGTAAATGCTAGCCTGTAAGATACTAAAAAAGATATGTTTATAGCAGATAGACAATGATATTTTTGACCATGTTCTTAACAGAGTAGAAGATTCAATTGAGATCTTGGAGTATGTTGTCAAGTTGAGAGAAGAGAAGCTAGGTACAGCCAATCCagattttgatgatgaaaagAACAGGCTTGCTGAGCTGTTAAAAGAAGCCGGTAAGAGTAGAAATCGAAAAGCAAAGTCACTGGAAAATCTGATTGATCCAAACTCAAAACGAACAAAGAAAGAAACACCAAAGAGATGGGGAGGTTTGGGTTTTAGAATTTGAGCGAAAGAGCCGGTTTCCTGATTCCATCCAATGGCAACCTGCAGCTGCTGCTCACTTGTGTAACATATATGTATAGGTTCAGAGATCTAAGCTTGTGTGTTCTTTatttataagggtttttttttttttttttttaaaaaaaattttaatttcttctcCCGATTCCATTTATTTGTAGCTGATTGTTGAAAGTGAAATGTGTCTTTCTTCCAATCTGGAGACTGGAGCTGTTTATGGGATGAAAGGATCTTAAGGTCTGCATCTGCCTTTGTCCACGAGCTCCTTATACCGTTATATACGATTTTATCTGATTAttatcatttagtatttattcatagttaacTGCAACCTCTAATGTCTTTAATTACACTAGACTCTTGATTCTGGTAGTTGCTTGGGTTTTACTGTTGATTCTTGTACTTGCGTGGTTCCGATATCATCATATTCTATTATATCATAAAATTCCAAATATCAATGACGTTACTGGTTGTTTATTGATTTACATGAgagtttaatttagaaaataatatcaaattaaaTAATGAAATGTTTTATAATGTACATAATTTATTGGAATATTTTAAAGTTATGTTAATTTAGGTAAATATTGATATCACATTCAAAAACTTTATTATAAggtcataataaaaagaaatccTTTTTTAATGAatagaaaaaactaaaaaatttgaTCACATTCACATTTTgacatttaatttttgaaatatacaaatgattaaaaaaaaatcaaaattcattattttctattttctacACAATGACACTCGTATTACCTTACTTATTAATAcatttaaaatgttatttattATGGTTGTTCTTATCATAAAAAGGTTTCCTATACTAATCTCTCTTATATATACAGATTATCCATCAATAGTCATGAGATTCTTATAAAATTTTGGGAAATTTCACGTGGCCATCTTAAGTTTTGATGTTTTCATGTGGaagacaattttttttaatccgcATGGTGACTCTAAGCTTTTAAAATTTCCACGTCAGAGACAAAATGCtaagttttttaaattaagtatCCATTTCGACCAAATTTTCACCAAGTGCTCCTTAAGGAGAAATAGAGCCTTTGTTCTtatggaaatttttttattgtaattattacaTTTTACATAATTGCATATTTCTTTTAAAGTTTAtagtttaagtatttttcaattaaaaaattttatgcaTTGCACAAATATTTatactaatattattatatttggcGCCGGTGAACTAGTTGTGCATCAAATGCAACAGCAAATAAGGCCCTAAGTAACCGTATTAAGGTATAACATGTGTGATATAATCAGCTGCACATTCTTAGCCTAATCGTAATGCGAGTAATATGTGAGGGGGGGGTGATCTAGGTTCAGTTCCTAGCAAATACTCCTACTATTGTTTATTTAAACAGCATTCTATGTTATTAGAGTcatatataattatgttttgttactgattataacttttttaccactttcttatcacaaattcttatataagACAGTTTCATCGTTAGACACGCTttatatatgagttaaatagCTTAATAATATAAGTTATCAGCATATAAACTTCTTGTTTTGATGTCATCTCATTGAAAAATGATCTTTCACAAGAGTAACTTCTTACTTTTATATAGTGGGTcctttcatattttgttttattattttaaaaaaaattatagtattCATGAATTaaatattgtaatttgtaattaataataGTATACAATTTACACTAAGAAATTATGAACTcgattgttaaaaaaaaatgatttccaTCATTAAGAATTATTCTATTTTTGTATGAATTTTTACCTTCAAAACCTATTTTAAATGGGACATTTTCATCTTTATGAAATGAAAactattatattttcattataatctaaaatcatagAGTTATTAATCTTTAACGCCATCAACAAAATACGATActtaaaaaagttataaatcCACAACCGACTATGTTATCGATgtggatcttgtctcacatgtgaaccCCTAACCTGTGAGCCACACCATATCAAAAACCACGTTCGGCTCTGATGTCATATTAGGTCGTTACAATTTGTCACATAATTTTTTCAACGTGGCCCACTTGTGCGGGCACGGGACACCCGTGCGCTCTGGCCACAAATTCACGGGTCAAatgcgttgacttgcacatacacttggcgAAGTCATTGCTTCTCAAaaccatatatatatttatatatatatatatatatatatatatatatatatatatatatatatatatatatatatatatatatatatatatatatatatatatatatatatatatatatatatatatatatatatatatatatatatatatatatatatatatatatgtgtgtgtgtgtgtgtgtatgtgtgtgtgtgtgcatatatatatatatatatatatatatatatatatatatatatatatatatatgtatatatatatatatatatgtatatatatatatatatatatgtatatatatatatatatatgtatatatacatatatatatgtatatatatatgttatgggGTCAATAATAACACATTTGGTCAAACCCTAACTACCTCCTTTGTCCACTACTATCACTACTCTTAGTcacttcttaaaataactacccattactcaccataatctaccactcacccatcatccccatgattcccacatttATTCACCATTTAACCTTCATTCTACCATGATAAATACATGTCAcgtacatcatttgcaccggactaagcttttatattgctatcgttacaccacaataaatattcaccctcctacgtacaatctatactgaaccaaatattctttcaattgatctgaactcatcctacaatccgttaatcttgtattcattcattatcatatattcattactttctgtctcccgatctgacttgagtgtcagaggggttttccgggaaatcaccccccggacaaggctaacgttgtattgtaggatttgaggtctcatcagcggaaggatcataaacattttcagcATACTGACAGTTATCCCCGACCACACCTTTTATCCAGATATTTaaatgtcttttgcacttcctggtttcattaccgaaacagtttggcgccgtctgtggggactgAACGGAAAGTCATGGCTTCCAaaagaaatccaacacaaaccgctaccgtgcatagcacagatacagacacttcagcgggtcacgctaacaatcaagccgtgactcgccgtgatctggacatgctagcacgaaacctcactgccgccTTTTCCGAACAACTCCGCAGATACCCAATTTTATGGCGTATAACTatctcatcatttttttttggtgGGTATAAGTCAGGAACTGTAATGGAGTAATGTTTGGGAGTATTTGCTATATCTTTTGCTGGttggatttataaaaaaaaaacgtcCAAGTTAATATTTGGATCGTCCTTTGAAATCTTCTTGCATCACAAGCTAACGAAGTGAAATAACCGTCTTGGggtattattacatttttaatatacattaaaactttattaaagTTCAGCTATTATTCTTTATATTCATAATAACATTATTAGGGCTGAAAGTTATTAGATTTTTCATTGCAAGATCAGGATTCATATTCAACTCAATCAATTGAGTTAACAATCCAATAGAGAAGAAGCTTAATCCAACTTCTTTTATACTGAGAATTGGATGCAATTATTAATTCCTATCAGTAATTAATTCCCATTAACATGTACTTTCCAATCATGATTATATTTTGTATGTCACCAAATTCATTCGGCTATCACCACTCAACAAACCAAATCATCAGATTTCCTTTCAGCTTACGGACTCGGTCCGGTCTTGcctaaacccggtcgggtcctgCGATTTCTGCTCTCTGGAAACTCTCAACATACGGACCCAGTCTGGTCTTCCAgaaacccggtccggtcctgctttaataaccgtttttccgcacggtttttattttatgatgagGAATGTAACaagcaaaaaaaagaaaacattttttttctctgtttttagaTACTATTAACTCTTCACTTTTGGGAGAAAAACTTGATCGAGAATATTTGGGCCAAATCATTTCaagtgtttgtcattattcaaGGATATAAATTTGGATCTTATTGCTCTTATTCATCAATGTATACCGTTTCAATGTTGAGTTCAgtttgatgcaccttctaaagggttattagatTCGTAGAACGTTTCTAAACCAACTTAAATCGACTAAAAATTTCAGTCCTAATGTTAATgttcggtttgatgcacattctaaaggattagatgacccatagaacgtttccaaactagCTTAAACTAAGTGGTTTCGGTCTAAAGGACCATCATCTTATCTTTACTGTGCCGTATGTGAATATTTCCTGAATTTTTCTCGGCACCCATTATTTTTGGGGATtcggaaattatttgttaatgatgaagatttgatttgaagatcaTTTTGCTATGAGGAAAAGAAGGTTTCCACTCGTGTGTGACCGTCTAATTATGTGATATATTATATCCAGCTCTttaatttcaccattttttgtcAACTCCAGCTACGTGACCGTCTAATTAATAAGCTATATATCATAAGCGATGAGTCATTCTGTACCATTGAATAGCCGGATTCTCTTGTCTAAGGTTATTATACAAGTTTTGTCTTTTTCCGTATCATCAATTTGTCCGAAATATTAAAAACTCGGACCCCCCCCAAGGGCCTCCAATAATTTCGCAAAATTGTCTAAGTATTGAAAGTAGCCGAGTTATGCTACATCCGAATCATCGAAGACCCGGTTGAGTAATTGTCATGACGTATTATCATAAAGTCGGACCAAAATTTggtttgatgcaccttctaaagggttattagatccatagaacgtttccaaaccaacttcaaCTGACCAAAAAATTCAGTCTCATTGTTGAAGTTCAGTTTGATGCACTatctaaaggattagatgacccGTAGAACGTTTTCGAACTAGCTTCAGCTACGTGATTTTAATCTGAAAAAATTACTCCAAATATTGCCCAATTTAATGTATTGGCTGAATCCGAATATGATCCGACGGTGGTTCAATCTGAGGTGACTCGATGCATGGAGAAAAATCATCATCCTCGCCTTCTAatgaaatgctacataaaggatgcaaatctttgattagtattgccaagtgaagaatatattatattaatctgATGAT harbors:
- the LOC130799750 gene encoding protein KINESIN LIGHT CHAIN-RELATED 1; protein product: MPGLVSAKTPPPTLSVPESTQIRPSTGTRLRTPSPSPSTSRVKPSPDRASTKKKPSPSFKLPVDLDLDDSALDNPDLGPFLLKLARDTIASGDGPIKALDFAIRASKSFERCAVDGEPSLDLAMSLHVVAAIYCSLGKFDEAIPVLERAIEVPDVSKGVDHALAAFSGFMQLGDTHSMLGQLDKSIECYNNGLKIQIQTLGESDPRVAETCRYLAEAHVQTMQFNEAEKLCKQTLEIHRVHSAPASLEEAADRRLMALILEAKGDYESALEHLVLASMAMIANGQENEVAAIDVSIGNIYQSLCRFEEAVFSYQKALTVFKSSKGENHPSVASVFVRLADLYYKTGKLRESKSYCENALRIYNKPVPGTTQEEIAGGLSDIAAVYESVNEPEEALRLLQRAMKMLEDKAGQQNTIAGLEARMGVMYYMVGKYGEALSSFESAVAKLRASGERKSAFFGVLLNQMGLACVQLFKIDQAAELFEEARAVLEQECGPCHQDTLGVYSNLAATYDAMGRVEDSIEILEYVVKLREEKLGTANPDFDDEKNRLAELLKEAGKSRNRKAKSLENLIDPNSKRTKKETPKRWGGLGFRI